The sequence GTTCCAGCACATCCGCCGGAGACGACGCATACGGCTGCACGCGGTCGTCGCCGGTGAAGGTGGTGACGAGGACGTAGAAGCCGGGCTCGGTCGGCACGATCTTGTCCTCATCCGTGTACCCGAGCTTGTACACCCCGTTCCTCGCCGGCGTCGTAAGCGCCGTCAGCACCGGAGCACCGGTGAGGTCGAGATCATCGGTGAGTTCCGTGTCGGTGGCGAAGGGGCCGTAGACGGTGTGGTGGAGTTCGTCGACGTCGGCGTTCCAGTAGCCGTCGCCGGTGAAGTCGCCGTGGTTCGCCGGGAACCCGGTGACGGTGATCGCATCGAAGGCGCGTCCGCCGGGGTGCACGTTGTACTCTCGCATCAGCGAGGTCACCGTGACCGGCCACCGCACCGAGGTCGTCTCCACCGTGATGCCGTACTCGTCCTGCCAGTCGTTGGCGAGGTAGTCGCGCACCCACTCGGGCTGCGACGACTTCTTGACCTCCCACACCCATGTCACGAACCCGCCCGTCGGCGCGATCACCGACGGAGACGTGTACACGCCGGGACCGTCTGCGGTGACTGTCACCGTGCCGAGCGGCACTGCGTTCGGGTCGATGTCGGCGCTCTGCGCCGGGGGCAGTGTGCCTGGCACCTGGTAGGCGGTGCCCTCGAACACCACCGGAATGTGCGCGCCGTCCTTCTTCAACCACGCACCATTGCTGCTACTGACGGTGATCGTGTCCGTGAGTGCGTCGCCGGGGACGGCGAGACGCTGATCTGCTTCCGAAACAGCTTCGGGCTGGAACGGCACCACCGATGTCTCGGTGACTTGTCCGAAGCGGTCGGTGAACGAGTCGGTGAGGTACTTCGCGTGCTCACCGTGCGCGGCCTTGTCGATGCTCCACACCCACGTGTAGAACCCCGACTCGGAAGCAACGATCGTGCCCGGCGACGTATACGACCCCGCACCCGTCAACGTCACCGTCTCGACGCCGGTGACGGGCGCTCCGGCAGGTGGGGTGTCTGCTTCGGTGGGCTGCTCATCGAACGGCCCATACAGGGTTCCGGTCGCGGTCACCTCGATCGGGATCCCGTCGAGGTGAATCCAGGCGCCCTTCGACACCGACACGGTGAGCCCGTCCACGAACACATCACCCTCGGCGACGTAGCGGGAGGCGACCTGGGTGGTGATCTCCGGCTGGAAGTCCAGCGCGATCACCGGCGACTCCGCCCGCGCCGAAAGCCCGGTGGATGACCCTGCGACGGCGGCGATCAGACGCTGCGCGCCGGGAGTCGTGTAGAGATCGAGCGCGGCACCGTACCCCGCCGCGGCGATGTTCATGGAAGCACCGACACGGTACGACGGCACGCCGTCTGCGGGGGTGCCGGTGATCGGATGTGTCCCGGCGCCGATCGTGCGGGCCGATGAACCGTCAGCGAAGATCGCATCCGACAGGATCGCCGTGCCTGTGAGCCCTGCCGGGTGGGTTGCGACGGTGAGGGTGCCGGCGTACTGATCCGCCATGTCCAGTGACAGAGACAGTGAGGGGTCGGTGACGGCGTAGACGGCGGCGTTCTGGCGCATCATGTCCAGGTTCGCGAGGATCGTGCCCCGCTCGGACGCGGGCGCCCGCCCGACGTAGTAGATGTCGCCGGACATGCCGTGGGAGTTGTAGGTGCCGGCACTCGTGATCGACCATACGAACAGAGCGACCGCCGCAGTCGTATTCGGATCGCCTGACTGCCCCCACCGATCCAGCACATAGTTCAGCTCCGCGAGCTGCTGCCGGGACAGCGAGTCCAGCGACGTGATCGTTTCCGGCCCGGAGGTACGCGCGAACGGTGAAGCCGCATCGAGGTCCGCGCAGTACGCCTGCCGGCCATCAACGTCGGTGTTGTACGCGCCGAGGAACCCGTTCCCGATGTCGTACCCGACCCCGAGACTGCCCGCATGAGCCGCCGGCGCATTCAGTGCGAGCGACCCTGCCAGCAGGAACAGGGCCAGCAGCACCGAGAGCCAGCGCCGCACCCCCGTTCTGGGTGGCGCAGCCTCCGGCTGCGTGATGTGGGCGAGTGATCCTGACACGAGATACCTCCTGGTGTTGTCCATCAGCGACGCGAGCCGGCCGCCTTCACACCAGGTGCACCACCCGCCTCACCGGTCCAGGCCCGGCCCCTCACGCTGAGCAGAGGGAGTCGGGGTGTCGAGGGGGTCGACCTCAAGCCCCGCGGTGCGGCGTACCGCCCGATGAGCTCCATCCCGCACCCCGTCGAGGAGGCCGCGCACATCGTCGTAGCCGGTGATGACCGTGGCGAGGCCGTCCCGCAAGAGTCGGTGACAGCCTGACGACGCTGCGCTGGTGATCGGGCCAGGGATCGCCCCGACGAGGCGGCCGAGCTCTGCGGCGCGGGCGGCGGTGTGGAGGGTCCCGGAGCGGTAGCCGGCCTCCGCAATGAGGACGGTGCCGGAGAGCGCGGCGAGGAGCCTGCCTCGTTGCAGGAACCTCCACTTCGTCGGCGCCGCGCCCGGCGGCAACTCCGACAGCAACAGGCCGTCTTTGCCGACATGGGTCAGCAGATCAGTGTGCCCTGCCGGATACGGCCGGTCCAGGCCGCCTGCAAGCACGGCGACCGTCGCACCGCCCGATGCGAGCGCGGAACGGTGCGCGGCACCATCGATCCCATACGCGCCGCCGGAGAGCACCAGCCGGGAGTCCGCGACCGCCGACTGCACCAGCTCCGTGGTGACGTGCTCCCCATACCCGGTGGACGCCCGAGCGCCAGTGATGGTGAGGCGATCCCACAGCGGGCCGGTCAGCAGCCCTGCGTTGCCTTTCGCCCACAACGCCACCGGTGCACGATCGCCGAGCGCGTCGATCCCTGCCGGCCATTCGGCATCGCCGGGGATCAGCACCCTCATTCCGTGCCGCTCCGTCTCGGCAAGCACCCGCTGGGTCTGTGCGGCGTCGAGGCGTGGTGCGAGGCGTCGCTGCCAGGTGTCACCATCCGGCCCGGGCGGGGCTTCATCGGCGGGGAGACGGGCGACGGTTTCGGATGCGCCGACGGTGCGGATCATCCTCCCCGTCACCGCGTCGCCTGGTTCGGACGCGATACCGAGGATGATCCTCGCGGTGCGCTCCTCTGCTGCCAGCTCGTTGATCGTGTCCATCAGTGCTGCTCCCTCGGTCATGGCGAATCAATCGAGGGATAGGTGCGAACCAGCACGCCGAAACAGTCACCAAGAGCAGGCCAGTGTGCGGGGAACTTACACCCTCACAACGCCCCGCAAATCGGCTGAAACTGGCGGAATGACGCGGAATCAGGGTTCAGAAATCCTGAACGTGAGCGTTTAGCCCTTCATTCGTGCTGTGGTGTCGAACGCGGCGAGCTCGGCGGGGTGGAGCTGGTGCTGGACGACGAAGGAGCGTTCTTTGATGCGCCAGAGTCCTTGTCCGGTGCCGAGTCCTGGGAGGAGTTTCTGTTCGGTGCCGGTGAGTCCGAGGGCTGCGGCGGTGGCTCCGAGTTGGTCGGGTTCTTGTCGGTAGATGATCCTCGTCTCCGCATTCGCCAGAAGCGAGTTCGCGAGGGCTCGCATCGCAGAGCCGGAGTCGCCGACGTTGTCGAGGTCGGTGAGTTTGTGGAAGATCAGCATGTTCGCGATCCCGTAGTGCCGTGCGAGTCGCCATTGCGCGTCCATGCGGCGTAGGAGGGCTGGGTAGGCCATGAGTCGCCAGGCTTCGTCGTAGATCACCCACCGGTGCCCGCCATTTGGGTCCATCAGCGCCGACTCCATCCACGCCGACGAGCAGGTCATCAGCACCGAGATCAACGTGCTGTTCTCCGCGACGCGGGACAGGTCCAGGCTGACCATCGGCAGCGATGGATCGAACCGCACGGTCGATGGCCCATCGAACAGCCCCGCAAGATCACCGGCAACGAGGCGGCGGAGGGCGTGGCCGACGAGCCGGCCGTCCTCTGCCAGCCTCCCGTCGGTGTCGGTCGCGGGGTCAGGGGCGAGGATACGGTCGACGACCATCGGCAGGATTGGCACGTCAGCGGTGCGGACGGTGTCTTGGAGGGCGAGGTCGATCGCGGTGTGCTCCAACGGTGACAGCACCCGATCCAGGACGGTCTCTGCGAGCGCGCCGATGAGTTCCCGGCGGCGGGACGCGACTTGCGCCGCCCATTCCGCATCGCTGACCCCGGATGTGCGGTGGCCTTCATCAAGGGGGTTGAGCCGGTTGCGGAGCCCATGCCCGAGCACGATCGCCCGCCCGCCGACCGCCTCCGCAACCGCGGTATGTTCGCCTTTCGGGTCGCCGGGCACATACACGCGGCGACCGAACGGGATCGACCTCGTGTAGAGAGATTTGGCGAGGGAGGATTTGCCGGAGCCGACGATCCCGGCGAGGACGATGTTGGGTGCGGTGATGAGGCCGCGGGCGTAGAGGGTCCAGGGGTCGTAGACGAAGGAGCCGCCGGAGTAGAGGTCTTGGCCGATGAACACGCCGTCGGCGCCGAGGCCGCCTTCGGCGAGGAACGGGTATGCGCCCGCGAGCGTCGCCGAGGTGTCCTGATGTCGCGGCAACCGAAACCGCCCCGGCGTCCGCAACGCCGCTGCCCCTGGTTCGCCGGCGGCGGGGAGGTAGGTGGTGTTGCGGCGTTCGGCCCGCTCCGCCGCCAGCCGTTCACGCTCCGCCGACTGCTCGGTGCGACGGGCGCTGGTTTCGATCTTCGCGGCGGCGTGCTTACGTGCCTTTCGCTGCTTGCGGCGTTCACCGGCCGGTTCGACCAACGCCGCGGTATGGAGCTTCTGGCGATCGCTCACAGTGCCCGCCCCCGCAACGCGGATGAGGACTGTGACTGCGCGAACCAGTCGTCTTCCTCCTCGTCCACCGCCGCTTGGCGCCGCGCCCGTGGACGGGTCGGCGTCGTCCGCGCAGACGGAGCCTCAGCATCCGGCTCTCGTGTTTCCGTGTGGGCTCGGAGCAGGGACACGTGCCCGTGGTCATGGTTGTACGTCAGGGTGTAGACGCCTGCGGTGGTGGTGTGGTCGAGGGCGCCGGTGGGGGTGGTGTCGTAAACGTATCCGTTGATGAGCGCGGCCTGCGTGGTCTCCTCGCCCATGTCGAACCCGGCCAGGTGCTCGATCGCGGCATCAGTGCCGGCGCGGTC is a genomic window of Candidatus Nanopelagicales bacterium containing:
- a CDS encoding DNA-protecting protein DprA, whose translation is MDTINELAAEERTARIILGIASEPGDAVTGRMIRTVGASETVARLPADEAPPGPDGDTWQRRLAPRLDAAQTQRVLAETERHGMRVLIPGDAEWPAGIDALGDRAPVALWAKGNAGLLTGPLWDRLTITGARASTGYGEHVTTELVQSAVADSRLVLSGGAYGIDGAAHRSALASGGATVAVLAGGLDRPYPAGHTDLLTHVGKDGLLLSELPPGAAPTKWRFLQRGRLLAALSGTVLIAEAGYRSGTLHTAARAAELGRLVGAIPGPITSAASSGCHRLLRDGLATVITGYDDVRGLLDGVRDGAHRAVRRTAGLEVDPLDTPTPSAQREGPGLDR
- a CDS encoding ATP-binding protein, with the translated sequence MSDRQKLHTAALVEPAGERRKQRKARKHAAAKIETSARRTEQSAERERLAAERAERRNTTYLPAAGEPGAAALRTPGRFRLPRHQDTSATLAGAYPFLAEGGLGADGVFIGQDLYSGGSFVYDPWTLYARGLITAPNIVLAGIVGSGKSSLAKSLYTRSIPFGRRVYVPGDPKGEHTAVAEAVGGRAIVLGHGLRNRLNPLDEGHRTSGVSDAEWAAQVASRRRELIGALAETVLDRVLSPLEHTAIDLALQDTVRTADVPILPMVVDRILAPDPATDTDGRLAEDGRLVGHALRRLVAGDLAGLFDGPSTVRFDPSLPMVSLDLSRVAENSTLISVLMTCSSAWMESALMDPNGGHRWVIYDEAWRLMAYPALLRRMDAQWRLARHYGIANMLIFHKLTDLDNVGDSGSAMRALANSLLANAETRIIYRQEPDQLGATAAALGLTGTEQKLLPGLGTGQGLWRIKERSFVVQHQLHPAELAAFDTTARMKG